Part of the Streptomyces sp. NBC_00457 genome, CGCAGGGAACCGCGGGGGTGGCACGGAGACAGTCCTGTGACGGTTGTCGCTTCGGCGGCCGACAGGCAACCGAACACCGCAAGCGCTGTCAGCCCGTGACCCGATAGGTCGCCGCCGCCTGCTCGTACAGCCGCGTCACTTCGTCCCGCTCGGCGTCCGGGCCGCGCAGTTGCAGCACGTGATAGCGCCCGTCGATCAGGATCGCGAGGTTGCGCACGAACAGCTCGCGGTCGTCGGCGCCGGTCCAGGTGAACTGCCCCTCGGCCATGGTCCGCCCGCCCACCTGAATCGTCTTCAGGCCGGTGGAGGTGGCCCAGCTGGAGTCACGGTACGGCTGCAACTCGGGCTCCTTCTCCCGCTGATACGCCATCGGATCGGTGCCGTACTCGTCCGCGGTGTCCCGTCCCGGTACGACGATGAGGTCGAAGTCGCCGTTCGAGTAGACGACTTGTCCACGCCCGTTCTTCGCTGTCCGGTCCCAGCCGCCCGCGACGGCGACGGCGAAGCCCTCCTGGTCCGTGCGCAGCGCGAAGCCGTCGGGGAGGTCGGGAGTGGTGGTCTGCGTCTCGTCGGAACCGGCCGACGCCGAGGGGCTCTCCGCGCCCGGCGAGGTCTGGTCGGGCCGCGGCTCACTGCTCGCCTCGGGCGACTGCTCGGGTTCCTGGCTCACTGCACCTGCGGTCCCGGTCCGGTCGGTGTCCTCGGTGCCGGTGCTGTCGGACTTGGGCATGAACAGCATCGCGTACGCGATCGCCGCGGCCATCGCCAGCAACACCAGCAGCAGCAACGTACGGCCGAGACTGCGCGGCGAACGGGCCTGCTGCCGCGCCCGCTTGTGCCGCCCGTGCGTCGCGGGCAGCCCGGCCCGCCGCCTGCGCACCAGCTCGCCCTTGCGCCGTACGATCGGCAGCCGGCTCGCGTCGACGGGCGGCGCGGCGACGACATGCGCCCCGGCTTCCGGCTCGGGCGCCGACCGCACCAGCGAACGCAGCCAGCCCCGCAGCTCCTCGAACTCGAGCCGGTCCGTGGGGTCCTGACGCAGCAACGACTCGACGACCGGCCGCAGCGGACCGCACTCCTCCGCGAAGGCGGGCGGCTCCGCGCACACCAGCTGCACCAGCTCGGCCGTCGACTCCTCCGGATACGGCCCATGCCCCTGCACGGCCCGGAACAGCAACGCCCCCAGCGCCCACAGATCGGTGGCCGGCCCGATCGGCGCCGCCAACTGCCAGTTCTCGTGCACCGGCCCGGCCTGCTCCGGCGCCCAGCGCTCCGTCACCGGCCCCACCACGGCCATCCGCGCCTGCCGCGCCCGCTCGGCGGCCAGCGCGGTCGTCGGCCCCCGCCGCACCGGCGCCCCGGCGACGAGGTCGTCCCAGCGGCTGGGGGGCGGGGTCTGAGAGGCGTCGGGAAGGGGGGCGGGGGCGTTCCCTCCGGGAGGGAGTGCCGTACGACCCCCCTGGTCGCCGCCGACTTGGCCATTGGCCCCGGTCTGCACACCGCGAGGGGCCGCCCCGTGCCAGGAGGCTCCGCCCACTCCGTACGGGTCGGCGATCTGTCCCGGGGCAAGGGAATTCGGCGGGATGCCGAGACCGTGGTCGTAGGGGTACGACGACGGGTCGACGCCGGTTTCGGACGCGGGCCGGAGGTTGGACGCGTCGCTTCCGGGGGCGTACGGCGGCTGCTGGGCGCCGTCGGCATACGGCCGCTGCGTCGAGCCGTCGGTCTGTGCGTGCGGGGTGCCCTCGGGGGAGGGGCGGGCCCCGGGGAGGGCGGCCCGGCTGCTCTGCTCCGCCTCCTGGACGCGGGCTGCGGCCCTGGCGCCCGCTCGGTACGCGGCGATCGCCCCGGCGCGCGCGGCCCGGATGTCACCGCCGGTGTCGGGAGCCCTGCGGGCGATCGCGCTCGACGCGCCCGCCCCATTCGCCGCTTCCGCCCCGACAGCCGGCAGCCCTCCGGCCGCCCGAGCCTCGATCGCGGCCCTCCGCGCGGCCTCGGGATCGACGTCCGCGGCCCCGGAACCGCCACCGGTGCCGCCGGGCCCTCCGAAGCCGGCCGGACTCACCGGACCACCAGCACCAGCGAACCCGCCGGACGGACCACGGCCATCCGCACCCCGCAAACCCGCGGAGCCCACAGACCCGTCGGAGCCTCCGCCCTCGCGCCCGTCACCGAACCCGGGAGCGCCACCCTCCCCCGCGCCCTCGCCCGCGTCGCCGTCCTCGGCCGGTACCGGGTCGTACCCGCACAGCGCCTCCTCCGCCGCCCCGACCGCGAGGCCGGTCAGCATGACGCGGCCGTCGTCGCAGACGAGGACCGTGCGGGCGGTGATGTTGCGGTGGACCCAGCCGTGGGCGTGCAGGACGCGCAGCGCCATCAGGACGTCGGAGGCGACCTCGGCCGCCCGGTACGGCGTCAGCGGCTTCTCGGCGAGGAGGGCCGCCAGCGGCCGTGCGGCCACCAGTTCGCTGACGATCCACAGCGAACCGCCCTCGGCGAACACGTCGAAGACCTGGTCGAGCCGGGGGTGGTCGGGAATTCGGGCCGCGGCCTGCGCGGCCTCGACGGCACGCCGTACGGCCGGATCGGTGGGCCGCCGCGTGGCCTTCCGCACCGGAGGGCGTCGCGCACCACGCTCCCGCGCCCCACGGTCCCGGGCCGCGAAACCGTCCGGCAACCGTGCCGTGAACCCGTCCGGCAGCCCCTCCGCGTCGAGCACCTCGGCCTCGACGATCTCCGGCAACGGCACCTGCCTGACCAGGACTTCCTGCCCGCTGTAGGTGTCGAAGGCCCGGGACTCGGTGAGTTCGTACTCGTCGGACGGCGGCAGCGGCAGGCGGTAGCGGTCGGCGAGTACCCGACCCGCATAGTCGTCCACGTTGCCTCCCCCGGCCGCCCGGTTGGTCAAATCCGTTCGCCTTGCGGCCCGTTATGGATGCGTACGGTCCGCAACCACTCACGATACGTGCCGGAGGCAACCCGCACCGAGGTGATGCCCAGATCTCATGCCCCGTTACGCCGGGCCCGTCACGTCACGACTTGGGTTCGAAACTCTTCGCCAGCGTCTGCCAGGTGTCCTTGCGCAGCTCGCTGCCCCAGTTCGCGGCTTTCGCGGTGTACATCAGCGCATAGCCCTGGTCGTCGTCGACGACGAACCCGCGGTCGATGACCCGGTACTTGGTCCCGCTCTCCACATAGGTGAACTCCCAGTCGGCCGCGTTCCAGCCGCGGTAGCCCACCGCCACTATCCGGATCTTCTTGTACTGGGAGCGCGTCATGTACCGCTCCTGGCTCTTCCAGTCCGCCACCGGGTCACCCTTGGGCGTGGACGTCCAGGCGATCAGCAGCTTCTGCCCGTCGGGCCCGGTGAACCGGTCGCCCGAAGCCCCCGCGGTCTGGAACTTCCACCCCTTGGGCAGCCCGATCGCATAGGTGCCGCCCTGGTGCGTCGACGCCACCCCGGCCGCCCCGCCGGCCTCGGCACCACCGCCACCGCCACCGGACGCACTCGCGCTCGGCGTACTTCCGGACCCGGAACCGGACGTCGAACCCGCCGTCGACCCCGCTCCGGCGGACTCCGTCGCCTTACTGTCCGTACGCGTGCCCCCGCCCGCGTCCTCCTTGGTCGAGGCGCTCGCACTCGCCGAGGCGGAGGCCTTGCCGCCGCCGCTCGCCGAGTCGTTCGAACCGTCGTCGTCCCCGAACATGAACGCCAGCACCGTGCCGAGCACCGCGAGCACGACGACCACCGCGATGATCACCAGCGTGCGCTTCGGCACCACATCGGTGAGCGGCGCCCGGGGCACGGGCCGCGGCGGCAGGTCCGGCGGCGGCATGACGGGCCATCCCGAACTCCGCCCGCTCGAAGCCGTGTTCGCGGCTTGCGATGATCCGGAGGCCTCACCCGATGCGAGGCGCTCGCCGGCCGACGCCGACGCCGTACCCGACTCCCCGGACGCGGTCTCAGCCGCACCCTCGGATTCCGAAACCGTCGTCTCGCTCCCGGACTTGGGGCGAGCGGTGGCCGCGGCCGACGCCGTGGCCGCCCCGGCCGACGCGGCGGCCTTCCGCATGGAACGCAGCGCGCCGCGCAGCCGCTCACCCGCCTCCGCGCCCGCGGAACCCGCCTTGGCCGCCTTGTCCTTCGGCTCGTCCGGCTGTGCCGGCAGCGGCACGACCTTCGTCGCGTCCGCCGGCGGCTCCGGCTCGGCCTCCTTCGGCTCGGGCGCGTGGATCACCGCGTTGAGCATGGCGCGCGCACCGGCGTCGTCCAGCCGCTGGGCCGGGTCCTTGGTGAGCAGGCCGTAGATGACGTCCTTGAGCGGTCCCGCGTTCTTCGGCTCCTCCAGCGGCTCGGTCATCACCGCGGTGAGGGTCGCGATCGCGGACCCCTTGTCGTACGGCGGGGCGCCCTCCACCGACGCGTACAGCAGCCCGCCGAGCGACCACAGGTCGGCCGCCGGTCCCGGCTTGTGCCCGCGGGCCCGCTCCGGAGAGATGTAGGAGGGGGCGCCGACGAGCATGCCGGTCGATGTGATGGACGGGTCGCCCTCGACCTGCGCGATACCGAAGTCGGTGAGCACGACCCGGTCGGAGCCGGACTCGAGCAACACGTTCGACGGCTTCACATCGCGGTGCAGGATGCCCTCGCGATGAGCCGAACGCAGCACATCGAGGACCGCGAGGCCCACCTCGGCCGCGCGCCGGGGCTCCAACAGGCCGTCCTCCCGGATGACCTCGGCGAGCGACTTGCCCTCGACGAGTTCCATCACGATCCACGGCCGGTCGTCCTCGTCGACCACGTCGAAGACCGTCACCGCGCTGTTGTTGCGGATCCGCGCGATCGCCTTGGCCTCACGCAGGGTGCGCGTGATGAGCCGTCGTTTCTCGTCCTCGTCGATGCTGGACGGAAACCTGAGTTCCTTGACGGCGACCGTCCGGCCCAGGGTTTCGTCCTCGGCACGCCAGACCGTGCCCATGCCGCCGCGGCCGAGCACATCTCCCAGCCGGTACCGCCCGGCGAGGAGACGTGCGCTCTTGTCCTGACGGGATGTCCCCGCCCGCTCCGCCTCCGACATGCGTCCCCTCATGCAACCCGCCCTGACAGAGCCTCCATTGTCTCTTACTCGGCAAGTGCCCGACGCCCAGGGTGCCCCAGGCGCCGAGCGGAAGGGACTGCGGGAGCCGAAGGCTCTACAACGGCACGATGTCCGGCGCCCCCAGCCTGGCCGCATCCGCCGTCAGGTCGTCCGGCTGGCGCTGCGACTCCCGCTCCGCCTGCACCCGCTTCTCGTAGTGCTCGATCTCGCGCTCGATGTGGTCCTTGTCCCAGCCGAGGACGGGCGCCATCAGCTCGGCGGCCTCGCGGGCACTGCGCGTGCCCCGGTCGAAGGTCTCGATGGAGATACGGGTACGCCGGGTCAGTACGTCGTCCAGGTGCCGTGCTCCCTCGTGCGAGGCGGCGTACACGACCTCGGCGCGCAGATAGTCGTCGGCGGCCTGCAGGGGCTCACCCAGCGACGCGTCGGCGCCGATGAGGTCGAGGACTTCCTCCGCCATCGCCCCGTACCGGTTCAACAGGTGCTCCACGCGCACCACATGGAGCCCCGAGCGGGCGGCGATCCGTGCGCGCGCGTTCCACAGCGCCCGGTAGCCCTCGGCGCCGATCAGCGGGACGTCCTCGGTGACGCACTCGGCGACCCGCATGTCGAGGCCGTGCACCGCCTCGTCCACCGCGTCCTTGGCCATCACGCGGTACGTCGTGTACTTGCCGCCCGCGACGACCACCAGCCCCGGCACCGGGTGCGCGACGGTGTGCTCGCGGGACAGCTTGCTCGTGGCGTCCGACTCGCCGGCCAGCAGCGGGCGCAGCCCCGCGTACACGCCCTCGACGTCGTCGCGCGTGAGCGGCACCGCGAGCACGGAGTTCACATGCTCCAGCAGATAGTCGATGTCGGCGCTGGAGGCGGCCGGGTGGGCCTTGTCGAGGTCCCAGT contains:
- a CDS encoding protein kinase, giving the protein MDDYAGRVLADRYRLPLPPSDEYELTESRAFDTYSGQEVLVRQVPLPEIVEAEVLDAEGLPDGFTARLPDGFAARDRGARERGARRPPVRKATRRPTDPAVRRAVEAAQAAARIPDHPRLDQVFDVFAEGGSLWIVSELVAARPLAALLAEKPLTPYRAAEVASDVLMALRVLHAHGWVHRNITARTVLVCDDGRVMLTGLAVGAAEEALCGYDPVPAEDGDAGEGAGEGGAPGFGDGREGGGSDGSVGSAGLRGADGRGPSGGFAGAGGPVSPAGFGGPGGTGGGSGAADVDPEAARRAAIEARAAGGLPAVGAEAANGAGASSAIARRAPDTGGDIRAARAGAIAAYRAGARAAARVQEAEQSSRAALPGARPSPEGTPHAQTDGSTQRPYADGAQQPPYAPGSDASNLRPASETGVDPSSYPYDHGLGIPPNSLAPGQIADPYGVGGASWHGAAPRGVQTGANGQVGGDQGGRTALPPGGNAPAPLPDASQTPPPSRWDDLVAGAPVRRGPTTALAAERARQARMAVVGPVTERWAPEQAGPVHENWQLAAPIGPATDLWALGALLFRAVQGHGPYPEESTAELVQLVCAEPPAFAEECGPLRPVVESLLRQDPTDRLEFEELRGWLRSLVRSAPEPEAGAHVVAAPPVDASRLPIVRRKGELVRRRRAGLPATHGRHKRARQQARSPRSLGRTLLLLVLLAMAAAIAYAMLFMPKSDSTGTEDTDRTGTAGAVSQEPEQSPEASSEPRPDQTSPGAESPSASAGSDETQTTTPDLPDGFALRTDQEGFAVAVAGGWDRTAKNGRGQVVYSNGDFDLIVVPGRDTADEYGTDPMAYQREKEPELQPYRDSSWATSTGLKTIQVGGRTMAEGQFTWTGADDRELFVRNLAILIDGRYHVLQLRGPDAERDEVTRLYEQAAATYRVTG
- a CDS encoding serine/threonine-protein kinase, which codes for MSEAERAGTSRQDKSARLLAGRYRLGDVLGRGGMGTVWRAEDETLGRTVAVKELRFPSSIDEDEKRRLITRTLREAKAIARIRNNSAVTVFDVVDEDDRPWIVMELVEGKSLAEVIREDGLLEPRRAAEVGLAVLDVLRSAHREGILHRDVKPSNVLLESGSDRVVLTDFGIAQVEGDPSITSTGMLVGAPSYISPERARGHKPGPAADLWSLGGLLYASVEGAPPYDKGSAIATLTAVMTEPLEEPKNAGPLKDVIYGLLTKDPAQRLDDAGARAMLNAVIHAPEPKEAEPEPPADATKVVPLPAQPDEPKDKAAKAGSAGAEAGERLRGALRSMRKAAASAGAATASAAATARPKSGSETTVSESEGAAETASGESGTASASAGERLASGEASGSSQAANTASSGRSSGWPVMPPPDLPPRPVPRAPLTDVVPKRTLVIIAVVVVLAVLGTVLAFMFGDDDGSNDSASGGGKASASASASASTKEDAGGGTRTDSKATESAGAGSTAGSTSGSGSGSTPSASASGGGGGGAEAGGAAGVASTHQGGTYAIGLPKGWKFQTAGASGDRFTGPDGQKLLIAWTSTPKGDPVADWKSQERYMTRSQYKKIRIVAVGYRGWNAADWEFTYVESGTKYRVIDRGFVVDDDQGYALMYTAKAANWGSELRKDTWQTLAKSFEPKS